The following are encoded together in the Cynocephalus volans isolate mCynVol1 chromosome 4, mCynVol1.pri, whole genome shotgun sequence genome:
- the MDK gene encoding midkine has translation MQHRGFLLLAVLALLALTSAGAKKKDKVRKGGPGSECAEWTWGPCTPSSKDCGVGFREGTCGAQTQRIRCRVPCNWKKEFGADCKYKFESWGACDGSTGTKARQGTLKKARYNAQCQETIRVTKPCSPKTKAKAKAKKGKGKD, from the exons ATGCAGCACCGaggcttcctcctcctcgccGTCCTCGCCCTGCTGGCGCTCACCTCCGCGGGGGCCAAGAAAAAAG ACAAGGTGAGGAAGGGCGGCCCGGGGAGCGAGTGCGCGGAGTGGACTTGGGGGCCCTGCACCCCCAGCAGCAAGGACTGCGGCGTGGGTTTCCGCGAGGGCACCTGCGGGGCCCAGACTCAGCGCATCCGGTGCAGGGTGCCCTGCAACTGGAAGAAGGAGTTTGGAG CCGACTGCAAGTACAAGTTTGAAAGCTGGGGGGCGTGTGATGGGAGCACAGGCACCAAAGCCCGCCAAGGCACCCTGAAGAAGGCGCGCTACAATGCCCAGTGCCAGGAGACCATTCGCGTGACCAAGCCCTGCAGCCCCAAGACCAAAGCCAAGGCCAAAG ccaagaaagggaaggggaaggactaG
- the CHRM4 gene encoding muscarinic acetylcholine receptor M4, giving the protein MANFTPVNGSAGNQSMRLVTSTHNRYETVEMVFIATVTGSLSLVTVVGNILVMLSIKVNRQLQTVNNYFLFSLACADLIIGAFSMNLYTVYIIKGYWPLGAVVCDLWLALDYVVSNASVMNLLIISFDRYFCVTKPLTYPARRTTKMAGLMIAAAWVLSFVLWAPAILFWQFVVGKRTVPDNQCFIQFLSNPAVTFGTAIAAFYLPVVIMTVLYIHISLASRSRVHKHRPEGPKEKKAKTLAFLKSPLMKQSVKKPPPGEAAREELRNGKLEEAPPPALPPPPRSVADKDTSNESSSGSATQNTKERPPTELSTTEATTPAMPAPPLQPRALNPASKWSKIQIVTKQTGNECVTAIEIVPATPAGMRPAANVARKFASIARNQVRKKRQMAARERKVTRTIFAILLAFIITWTPYNVMVLVNTFCQSCIPDTVWSIGYWLCYVNSTINPACYALCNATFKKTFRHLLLCQYRNIGTAR; this is encoded by the coding sequence ATGGCCAACTTCACACCAGTCAACGGCAGCGCGGGCAACCAGTCCATGCGCCTGGTCACGTCCACCCATAACCGCTACGAGACTGTGGAGATGGTGTTCATCGCCACGGTGACGGGCTCGCTGAGCCTGGTGACTGTCGTGGGCAACATCCTGGTGATGCTGTCCATCAAGGTCAACAGGCAGCTGCAGACAGTCAACAACTACTTCCTGTTCAGCCTGGCGTGTGCAGATCTCATCATAGGCGCTTTCTCCATGAACCTCTACACCGTGTACATCATCAAGGGCTACTGGCCCCTGGGCGCCGTGGTCTGTGACCTGTGGCTGGCCCTGGACTACGTGGTGAGCAATGCCTCCGTCATGAACCTTCTCATTATCAGCTTTGACCGCTATTTCTGCGTCACCAAGCCCCTCACCTACCCTGCCCGGCGGACCACCAAGATGGCAGGCCTCATGATCGCCGCGGCCTGGGTCCTGTCCTTTGTGCTCTGGGCACCTGCCATTTTGTTCTGGCAGTTTGTGGTGGGCAAGCGGACAGTGCCTGACAACCAATGCTTCATCCAGTTCCTGTCCAACCCAGCAGTGACCTTCGGCACAGCCATTGCTGCCTTCTACCTGCCCGTGGTCATCATGACGGTGCTCTACATTCACATCTCCCTGGCCAGTCGCAGCCGAGTCCACAAGCACCGGCCCGAAGGCCCAAAGGAGAAGAAGGCCAAGACTCTGGCCTTCCTCAAGAGCCCCCTGATGAAGCAGAGCGTCAAGAAACCCCCGCCAGGAGAAGCTGCTCGAGAGGAGCTGCGCAACGGGAAGCTGGAGGAGGCCCCTCCACCAGCCCTGCCACCACCGCCGCGCTCAGTGGCTGACAAGGACACTTCCAATGAGTCCAGCTCGGGCAGTGCCACCCAGAACACCAAGGAACGACCACCCACAGAGCTGTCGACCACAGAGGCCACCACGCCTGCCATGCCTGCCCCTCCCCTGCAGCCACGGGCCCTCAACCCAGCCTCCAAATGGTCCAAGATCCAGATTGTGACGAAGCAGACAGGCAATGAGTGTGTGACAGCCATCGAGATTGTGCCTGCCACACCAGCTGGCATGCGTCCGGCGGCCAATGTGGCCCGCAAGTTTGCCAGCATTGCTCGCAACCAGGTGCGCAAGAAGCGGCAGATGGCAGCCCGAGAGCGCAAGGTGACACGGACCATCTTTGCCATTCTGCTGGCCTTCATTATCACCTGGACACCCTATAATGTCATGGTCCTGGTGAACACCTTCTGCCAGAGCTGCATCCCTGACACGGTATGGTCCATCGGCTACTGGCTCTGCTACGTCAACAGCACCATCAACCCTGCCTGCTACGCTCTCTGCAATGCCACCTTCAAAAAGACCTTCCGGCACTTGCTGCTGTGCCAGTATCGGAACATCGGCACTGCCAGGTAG